The sequence TACGCCAACTCGCCCACTGACCAGGCAGCGGACACTACGTTGGGCGGGCGCAACGACGTGGCGACCGGGGCCGGCTTGCAGACGGCGGCGGGCACGACGATCGAGTTCGAGCGCTCCCTCGCGACGCACGACTCCACGGACCAGCCTATCGAAGCCGGCCAGACCCATGTGATCCTGGCTTCGGCCAGCGACGACGACTTCACGGTCTATCACTCGGGCGGCAGCAAGGCGGTCGCCCTGCTGGACCTGTTCAACGGGCCGCCAGCTGCGAGCGCGCACGCTGCGCTGCTGCCGGACCACCTCGACGAGGTGCAGATCTTCCTGGCCACGTGGGCGGCGCTGATGCTCATCATCGGCTTCCACGGGCTGGCGGCAGGCTGGATGGAGACCGGGCCCGGACCGGCCGCTGACACCGGCGCGCTGGACGTTGCGACCATCCTGTTCCCGGTCCTGATCCTGGTAGAACTGGTGGCGCTCGGCACCTTCGGGGTGGGGATCGTGGTCGCGGTGCCGGTGTGGGTGCTGGGGTTGGCGCTGGCGGTCGGCCTGCTGGCTCTCGCGGGAATCGTCGCGGCGTACAGCCGGGCGTTCGTGCCCCTCGAGGTCGTCAAGAAAGAGCGCGACGACGGGATCCCCTGGTGAGTCCTGCACGTCGGCTGACCGCTGCGAGGAGGAGCTGAATGGACCGCCGTCGTTTCGCGGACCTGTCGCTGAAGACCGGGATCGTCGCCGCCGTCGCGTCGGCGATTCCGGGACTCGTCACGCTGCGCGGGCGCACCCGGGC comes from Gemmatimonadales bacterium and encodes:
- a CDS encoding DOMON domain-containing protein, whose amino-acid sequence is MSHHPRGLPLASVALGGVLAVLLAFSLGAPRRLASLIGSGKAEHRLDGRVTPGEYRFQWTDDASKLSFSWTISGDRLLGAITTPDTGWVAVGFGGQGPLMFGADIIMGAVDGSGAHLGDHYANSPTDQAADTTLGGRNDVATGAGLQTAAGTTIEFERSLATHDSTDQPIEAGQTHVILASASDDDFTVYHSGGSKAVALLDLFNGPPAASAHAALLPDHLDEVQIFLATWAALMLIIGFHGLAAGWMETGPGPAADTGALDVATILFPVLILVELVALGTFGVGIVVAVPVWVLGLALAVGLLALAGIVAAYSRAFVPLEVVKKERDDGIPW